Within the Neosynechococcus sphagnicola sy1 genome, the region GCCCAGTCGGCCCCAAGCATCCGACGGCACCACGGAAGAGCGCTCCAAGCCGCAGTTAACGACTGAACTCCCCCGGCCGAGATTAGTGCGTCCCAACCTCCAAACGGACACCGAACGGGGTGAGGGATCTCAACATCTGGCTGGGGAAGGCAGGCGGGTTGCCAGTCCCAGTCGGGGAGGGCTATCCTCCGCGCCAACGGGTCTTGAGGCAGCTCCCACCGTCCAGGATTTGAAGCGTCCTACCCCTCCCCGATTGGCGAAGCGGGGTAAGGGTTGGGAAGAAGAAGAAGTCGATGAGACGCCAGATTTCGCTGAAAAAGCTGCCAAGGTTAGCACCAAGGCGAAGCGACGGCTACAACCGTTGGACGAGATTGACATTGATGATATTGAAAATATCGAGGATATTGAAGATCTCGAAGATCTCGATGACACTCAAGATCAAGGCTTCCGAGAAGAAGAAGGAGTTGACCCTGCCCAAGTCAGTCTGTCGATTGCCCGACCTCCCAAGCCTAAAGGACGACCAGGACAGGCTAGACTCGCCTCAGCGGGTGCAGCCTTAATCACGCCCAAGGGCAGAAAATCCGGGGGTGGGGACGATGGCGACCGGGGACGACGACGACGCGATCGCCGGGGTCAGGATGCGACGGTTGAGCGTCCTGAGCGGCTGATCCTCACCGGTAGCTTAACTGTGCAGGAACTTGCTTCGGTGATGATGGTTCCTGAGGCAACGATTATTAAGACCCTCTTCTTCAAGGGGATTGCGGCCAATATTAACCAAACCCTCGATATGCCAACTGCAACGATGTTGGCTCAGGAATTGGGGATGGTGGTCGAGACACCGGAGCGAGAAGCCGCTGCCCGCAAGGTCACGGAGATGATCGATGCCGGAGACCTAGAAAGTCTGCAGCGGCGGCCGCCAGTGGTCACCATTATGGGTCACGTCGATCACGGTAAAACCACGCTCCTAGATTCCATCCGCAAGACAAAGGTTGCCCAAGGTGAGGCGGGCGGAATCACCCAGCACATTGGTGCCTACCATGTGGATGTCACCCACGAAGGCAAGATGCAGCAAGTGGTGTTTCTGGATACTCCTGGCCACGAGGCATTCACGGCAATGCGGGCAAGAGGGGCACGGGTTACCGATATTGCGGTGTTAGTCGTCGCAGCCGATGACGGTGTGCAGCCACAGACCATTGAGGCAATCAGTCACGCCAAGGCGGCGGAAGTGCCCATGGTGATTGCAATTAACAAGATTGATAAACCAGACTCCCAGCCTGATCGGGTGAAGCAAGAACTCACAGAGTTTGGCTTGGTTCCAGAGGAGTGGGGTGGTGATACCGTCATGGTGGCCGTGAGTGCAATCACTGGTGAGAACCTGGATGCACTTCTGGAAATGATCTTGCTGGTGGCGGAAGTGGAAGACCTCTATGCTAATCCTGATCGTGCCGCCCGGGGAACCGTGATTGAAGCTCACCTCGACAAGGCGAAGGGGGCGGTGGCAACCTTGTTGATTCAGAATGGGACGCTCCGAGTTGGCGATATCCTGGTAGCCGGATCTGCCCTTGGAAAGGTGCGAGCCATGGTCGATGATCGGGGCCATCGGGTGGAAGCGGCTCTCCCATCCTTTGCCGTCGAAGTTCTGGGTCTAGGAGACGTCCCTGCCGCAGGGGATGAGTTTGAGGTGTTTAAGGATGAGAAGGAAGCGCGGGCGATCGCGACTGCTCGCACCGATCAACAGCGGCAATCTCGTCTGCAACAGGCCTTGACCTCTCGCCGTGTTACTCTAAACACGCTTTCAGCCCGGGCTCAAGAAGGGGAACTTAAGGAACTCAACCTGATTGTCAAAGCCGATGTGCAAGGTTCCCTGGAAGCAATTCTAGGAGCGCTGAAGCAACTGCCCCAGAACGAGGTGCAGCTGCGAGTTCTGTTTGCAGCACCGGGAGAAGTCACTGAAACCGATGTGGATCTGGCAGCAGCCAGTGATGCCGTGATTATTGGCTTCAACACCACCCTCGCCAGTGGCTCCCGTCAAGCATCGGATCGTACCGGGGTGGATATTCGGGAGTACAACATCATTTACAAGCTCCTAGATGACATCCAGGGAGCAATGGAAGGCTTACTCGATCCAGAGTTGGTTGAAGAAGCTTTGGGTCAGGCAGAGGTGCGAGCGGTCTTCCCTGTAGGTCGCGGTGCCGTTGCTGGTTGCTATATCCTGTCTGGTAAAGTGATTCGTAACTGTAAAGTTCGGGTGCATCGTGGGGGCAACAAGGTCTTTGAAGGTATCCTAGATTCCCTCAAACGGATGAAGGAAGATGCTCGTGAGGTCAATGCTGGCTATGAGTGTGGGATTGGCATTGACAATTTCAAAGACTGGGTGGAGGGGGATACCATTGAGGCCTTCCGCATGGTCAGCAAACGTCGTACCCTCTCCCCCGCCTGATCCCAGGCTGATACTGACTGATGTAGTAGGTGTCTGGAATGCGCTCCTTTTGGTCTGATCCCTATCTGTCGATTCATGCAGCTGGTTTAGCACTGTTGCCGATCAGTCTCGAAGTCTGTGTCTTGGCCATGGCGGCGGGGGAGCCCCAACTCCCCTGGTTGGAATTTCTGTTGATTGCAACAGCGGGGATCGGGCCTGTTTTATGGATGCAGTGGTTCCGCCCCTTCTACATTTTCAGTGTGCTGTTCATTGCCCTGCGCCCCGAAGTGTTAACCCTGGATCAGCGCCGGGTTCTGACCCGAATGAAAGCACCGAACCATCGGGGGTGGGTGGTTCTGGTGGCGATCGCCCTGGGTATGGGGTTATGGCCGCTGTATCGTAGCGCTGCGATCGCTGCTGACCTGACTCCTTTACCCCCAGCATGGCGCATCCTAGGAGTATTCATAGCGGGTTTAGCGTTTCTAGGGAGCAATCTTTTTCTCCAAGTTCCCGTAGCGGTGCTCCGGGTCTTATTGTTGAAAGACACCGAGTTTACAGCGACCCCACCCTATGCCCTCGAACAAATTGCTCAGGACTTTACCATTCCCGGCTGGGGGGTGAATCAGATTGTGCCCCCCTGGACGACTGGCGTTAATGTGCCTGCTGGCATCTTTTCAGCGGCTGAGTCCCAGCCCCAACCCAGTGTTTCAGAATTACCCTCTGCCCAAGAACCAGACTAAATCAGCCGCTTCCCTACCCTAAGAGTGGCCGCACATCCACCCGGAATGTTCTCCCTGGTACAGTTGGCTAATCTTGGGACAGGCTATTCTAGAAAAATCTATAGCAATGGCTCCGATTCACTCCTCTCCTCATCCTCTGACCTATGGCTAGTTTTTCTCCCTCTTCTTCCCCTCCCTGCCCTGAAGATCTCAAGGTTTGGCAGCAACTACAACAGGCAATCACTACCAGTTCTGGGTTTCAGCGTTGGCAGCTTGAGTGCAGCCTCCATCAAACCCTCCAAGGTATGAGCCTAGAGCACCGGGTTCGTCGCTATCTGCGTGAAACCCTAGAAACCCTCTCTTATTAGGAATTGCCGGCAGATTCCAGCTTTCCCCGCCTCGTTGCTCACAATTAGGTAATCAGAATTTAGCCGTCGAGTCATTTCATTGCCTATGATCGGAGAGAGAATCTCAGGCATGTCATGCAGTTTATCGATCAGGTAGAAGTTCAAGTCCAAGCTGGGAATGGAGGCGATGGCATCGTTGCCTTTCGTCGGGAAAAATATGTGCCAGCGGGGGGACCCTCTGGGGGCAATGGGGGGAAAGGTGGATCTGTGTTCCTGAAAGCGGTGGAGCACCTGCAAACTCTGCTGGATTTCAAATATGATCACCGATTTAAAGCAGAGGATGGGGGGCGGGGCGGGCCTAAAAATATGACGGGTGCCAATGGGGGCGATCGCTGCATTGAGGTTCCCTGTGGCACTGTTGTCTATGACGCTGAAACCGAGGAAATTCTTGGGGATCTGGTGCAGCCCGGACAAATATTCTGTGCTGCCCTAGGCGGGAAAGGTGGCTTGGGCAATCAACACTTTCTTAGCAATCACAATCGGGCACCAGACTACGCCCTCCCTGGGTTACCTGGGGCACAGCGACTCCTACGCTTGGAATTAAAGTTACTTGCTGAGGTGGGCATTATTGGTCTCCCCAATGCGGGCAAGTCTACCCTCATTTCCGTGCTCTCCGCTGCTCGACCCAAGATTGCAGACTACCCCTTCACCACCCTGATCCCGAACTTGGGCGTAGTTCGTAAACCTTCAGGGGACGGCACGGTCTTTGCTGATATTCCCGGATTAATTAGTGGTGCTCATCTGGGGACGGGGCTTGGGCATGACTTTCTCCGCCATATTGAACGGACGCGGTTACTGCTGCACCTGATTGATGTCACCCAAGAAGATCCGCTGGTAGCTTACCAAACTATTCAACATGAGTTGCAAGCCTATGGTCGTGGTTT harbors:
- the infB gene encoding translation initiation factor IF-2; its protein translation is MPVAPGQSTPSKVVNRQEPGSSPGTTFQPASLSSRPVLKRSRGDQAPSDGLRPTEGTAGTAEPRRLPSRPQASDGTTEERSKPQLTTELPRPRLVRPNLQTDTERGEGSQHLAGEGRRVASPSRGGLSSAPTGLEAAPTVQDLKRPTPPRLAKRGKGWEEEEVDETPDFAEKAAKVSTKAKRRLQPLDEIDIDDIENIEDIEDLEDLDDTQDQGFREEEGVDPAQVSLSIARPPKPKGRPGQARLASAGAALITPKGRKSGGGDDGDRGRRRRDRRGQDATVERPERLILTGSLTVQELASVMMVPEATIIKTLFFKGIAANINQTLDMPTATMLAQELGMVVETPEREAAARKVTEMIDAGDLESLQRRPPVVTIMGHVDHGKTTLLDSIRKTKVAQGEAGGITQHIGAYHVDVTHEGKMQQVVFLDTPGHEAFTAMRARGARVTDIAVLVVAADDGVQPQTIEAISHAKAAEVPMVIAINKIDKPDSQPDRVKQELTEFGLVPEEWGGDTVMVAVSAITGENLDALLEMILLVAEVEDLYANPDRAARGTVIEAHLDKAKGAVATLLIQNGTLRVGDILVAGSALGKVRAMVDDRGHRVEAALPSFAVEVLGLGDVPAAGDEFEVFKDEKEARAIATARTDQQRQSRLQQALTSRRVTLNTLSARAQEGELKELNLIVKADVQGSLEAILGALKQLPQNEVQLRVLFAAPGEVTETDVDLAAASDAVIIGFNTTLASGSRQASDRTGVDIREYNIIYKLLDDIQGAMEGLLDPELVEEALGQAEVRAVFPVGRGAVAGCYILSGKVIRNCKVRVHRGGNKVFEGILDSLKRMKEDAREVNAGYECGIGIDNFKDWVEGDTIEAFRMVSKRRTLSPA
- the obgE gene encoding GTPase ObgE, whose protein sequence is MQFIDQVEVQVQAGNGGDGIVAFRREKYVPAGGPSGGNGGKGGSVFLKAVEHLQTLLDFKYDHRFKAEDGGRGGPKNMTGANGGDRCIEVPCGTVVYDAETEEILGDLVQPGQIFCAALGGKGGLGNQHFLSNHNRAPDYALPGLPGAQRLLRLELKLLAEVGIIGLPNAGKSTLISVLSAARPKIADYPFTTLIPNLGVVRKPSGDGTVFADIPGLISGAHLGTGLGHDFLRHIERTRLLLHLIDVTQEDPLVAYQTIQHELQAYGRGLSERPQILALNKIDALGADPTALGDIAAQLQDVAQLPVFLISAATRRGLDPLLQEVWRSLEQLEADRAAELLLTAPAALSPLIGHSQAI
- a CDS encoding low-complexity tail membrane protein, translating into MRSFWSDPYLSIHAAGLALLPISLEVCVLAMAAGEPQLPWLEFLLIATAGIGPVLWMQWFRPFYIFSVLFIALRPEVLTLDQRRVLTRMKAPNHRGWVVLVAIALGMGLWPLYRSAAIAADLTPLPPAWRILGVFIAGLAFLGSNLFLQVPVAVLRVLLLKDTEFTATPPYALEQIAQDFTIPGWGVNQIVPPWTTGVNVPAGIFSAAESQPQPSVSELPSAQEPD